One part of the Ziziphus jujuba cultivar Dongzao chromosome 2, ASM3175591v1 genome encodes these proteins:
- the LOC112489861 gene encoding uncharacterized protein LOC112489861 produces the protein MRSRRQLEREEENSKRKRQEDDVSLHIEGRSYRIEPNNHDTESEKNEKKSQDPDTMAGPPVQNSEELQKREEDTSEKTSHEDVSDSEGEDHDSDMGGLRVQLTVSDMHQRQCQWEEGTSHRREEEEDVSDSAKESEESDTIGGPRVKIPLPDSQNLQDWSENIHHTMLRQRQSEREEEASKKRRQEYVSLHIEDRSSCVEVNDTESEDESDNFKMESSNGSNSENEDSDSDSKSQHSDNEDTDSDSKSQD, from the coding sequence ATGCGGAGTCGGAGGCAACTGGAAAGAGAAGAAGAGaattcaaagagaaagagaCAAGAAGATGATGTCTCTCTCCATATTGAAGGTAGAAGCTATCGGATTGAGCCCAACAATCATGACACAGAATCagaaaagaatgaaaagaaaagtcaaGACCCTGACACCATGGCAGGACCACCAGTTCAAAACTCTGAAGAATTGCAGAAAAGGGAAGAAGACACTTCAGAGAAAACTAGTCACGAAGATGTGTCGGACTCGGAAGGTGAAGACCACGACTCTGACATGGGAGGACTACGTGTCCAACTTACAGTTTCAGACATGCACCAGAGGCAATGTCAATGGGAAGAAGGTACTTCACACAgacgagaagaagaagaagatgtttCAGACTCAGCAAAAGAAAGTGAAGAGTCTGACACCATAGGAGGACCACGAGTCAAGATTCCACTTCCAGACTCTCAAAATTTGCAGGATTGGTCAGAAAATATCCACCACACTATGCTGCGCCAGAGGCAATCTGAGAGGGAAGAGGAGGCATCAAAGAAAAGGAGGCAAGAATATGTGTCTCTCCATATTGAAGATAGAAGCTCCTGCGTTGAGGTCAATGACACCGAATCTGAAGATGAAAGTGATAACTTTAAGATGGAAAGCAGCAATGGAAGCAATAGCGAGAATGAAGACTCTGATTCAGATAGCAAGAGTCAACACTCTGATAATGAAGACACTGACTCAGATAGCAAGAGTCAAGACTAA